Proteins encoded together in one Chryseobacterium taklimakanense window:
- a CDS encoding C40 family peptidase, producing MKQLGAFFLVLMICSCSENTKFTQLKKDIDKLSGAYAENTNSQKDTVPEPQISSLQPNLKSGNPNEVFYNTGERREDLVNFSKQFIGTPYLYGSTDPKQGLDCSGFINHVYKTYSYNVPRSSKDFVNFGRQIDINEVKKGDLLLFTGTEEGSSEAGHIGIVITPNGMNSEFIHSSSGKANGVTTTLLSEPHYTKRFIKAISVID from the coding sequence GTGAAACAGCTTGGCGCGTTTTTTTTGGTTTTAATGATCTGTTCCTGCAGCGAGAACACAAAATTTACTCAGCTCAAAAAAGATATCGACAAACTAAGCGGTGCATATGCTGAAAATACGAATTCACAAAAAGATACCGTACCTGAGCCACAAATTTCTTCATTACAGCCCAATCTGAAATCCGGGAATCCCAATGAAGTTTTTTATAACACCGGCGAGCGGCGCGAAGATTTAGTGAATTTTTCTAAACAGTTTATTGGTACACCTTACCTATACGGTTCAACCGATCCAAAACAAGGTTTGGACTGTTCGGGATTTATAAATCATGTATATAAAACTTATTCCTATAATGTGCCCCGTTCGTCAAAAGATTTCGTGAATTTTGGCCGGCAGATTGATATCAACGAAGTTAAAAAAGGAGATTTACTACTTTTCACCGGAACAGAAGAGGGTTCGTCCGAAGCCGGACACATCGGCATCGTGATCACACCAAACGGAATGAATTCCGAGTTCATCCATTCTTCCAGCGGAAAAGCCAACGGCGTGACGACAACTTTGCTCTCCGAACCACATTACACCAAACGCTTCATCAAAGCCATCTCTGTCATAGATTAA
- a CDS encoding YdcH family protein, translated as MESHILINEFPDQAQKIADLKVNDAEFLKMYVNYEEVNALIQHYEEGEVNHTTDEHLTELRRKRVHLKDEIYSYLQKN; from the coding sequence ATGGAAAGTCATATTTTAATTAACGAATTCCCTGATCAGGCACAAAAGATCGCAGATTTGAAAGTAAATGACGCTGAATTCCTGAAAATGTATGTGAATTATGAGGAAGTGAATGCACTCATTCAACACTACGAAGAAGGCGAAGTAAACCATACAACTGACGAACATCTGACGGAACTGCGCAGAAAAAGAGTTCATCTGAAGGACGAAATTTATTCATATCTGCAGAAAAACTGA
- a CDS encoding catalase family protein, which translates to MKNRIQFSEKYNELTAHEHRLLDKAAVLVKKFVELSPKISKTNYRTRDAHAKRYADVHGTLKINSVADANFKQIFNESSYTAVIRISNAAMQVTAGKDVAPAYGFSIKLLKFKDSKEFNLPLVNFPLFPTNSVSKFLKLFIALNSYKISKKQYGILGNFKIPGVLIKLGSTVPDAFKSPVLKNMIKTAFNKDKNPLAFTFHSVGCYRMGDYIVKFMLEPPRDKALSKKLKNKTQKEAVHEIFLKNKLVYSLKMQYCRNEELVNDLTKMWPKKKFIEIGKLTIEPESFLNPEKAEVLSYNPFDNPEFLMPVGRMQKTREKIYKVSVDTRRIKI; encoded by the coding sequence ATGAAAAACAGAATTCAATTCTCTGAAAAATATAACGAGCTCACCGCTCACGAACACAGGCTTTTGGATAAAGCAGCAGTTTTAGTGAAAAAATTCGTAGAACTCTCTCCGAAGATCAGCAAGACAAATTACAGGACCAGAGATGCGCACGCCAAACGTTACGCCGATGTTCACGGGACTTTGAAAATCAACTCGGTGGCTGATGCGAATTTTAAACAGATTTTTAATGAAAGCTCGTACACCGCAGTAATAAGGATTTCCAATGCGGCGATGCAGGTGACAGCGGGTAAGGACGTGGCGCCGGCATATGGTTTTTCAATCAAGTTGCTCAAGTTTAAAGACAGTAAGGAATTCAATCTGCCCTTGGTGAATTTTCCGCTGTTTCCGACGAATTCTGTTTCTAAATTTTTAAAACTTTTCATCGCTTTGAACAGTTATAAAATTTCCAAAAAACAGTATGGTATTCTTGGAAATTTTAAAATTCCGGGTGTTTTGATCAAATTAGGCAGTACAGTCCCGGATGCTTTTAAAAGTCCGGTTTTAAAAAATATGATAAAAACAGCCTTTAACAAAGATAAAAATCCTTTGGCCTTCACCTTTCATTCCGTGGGTTGCTACAGGATGGGCGATTATATCGTTAAATTTATGCTGGAACCGCCACGGGACAAGGCACTTTCAAAAAAATTAAAAAATAAAACTCAAAAAGAAGCCGTCCACGAAATTTTCCTAAAAAACAAACTGGTCTATTCTCTTAAGATGCAGTATTGCCGCAATGAAGAATTGGTAAATGACCTCACGAAAATGTGGCCAAAGAAAAAATTTATTGAAATAGGGAAGTTAACAATAGAGCCGGAATCTTTTTTAAATCCCGAAAAAGCGGAAGTGCTTTCCTATAATCCCTTTGATAATCCAGAATTTCTGATGCCGGTGGGCAGAATGCAGAAAACACGTGAAAAAATCTATAAAGTTTCTGTGGATACCCGCCGGATAAAAATTTAA
- a CDS encoding TonB-dependent receptor codes for MNRNIQKIFLLGLLVSSTAVFSQIQEERLILNKKREPEVKKIEKKKTSVETIKNYPPEEKSAVPVEYEITNVPAVSDFKTSTIQGEDLSPKFDSELQKNYFRLGYGNYGKFLADGNISGNLQNQMEVGANVHYISTEGLKKEYPWSSKQSSAALGGFLTSYGESGKFNLNAEYNLIDYNYYGIYALQPAADVDLSQKTNQFTVDGYYDFYTNNILNDARVKSSFLGDKFDAKESNVSAMLNLSKHAVQLPANGITMNADLGLGIETLNSEFAILNKNYSNYFNADIAPKVTFFSGNSYVMLGSSFSFLNSKNKNLLTTDEVKSNKAYWFPKAEILYAATEEFKFYAGVDGGLKMNSYASMLQENPYLVSDQVIKPTETKYNIYFGLKGDLNQNLKFDVNAGFGKVKNILLYEANGLFDNNATLNRSAYNFANTFSAVYDNGNVSTITGNLQYYPLANLTLEAELNFASYRLENLEKAYNRPMVKGTLGAKYTMLDKKLHLGFKGFLMSEKPTNSFQIVETPNPNVSNSTIYQNVENRNDSVAGHADFNLSAEYKVHKNFSIFALGNNLMTQKYETFKGYKVLGPQILGGVKISF; via the coding sequence ATGAACAGAAACATTCAGAAAATATTTTTACTCGGACTGCTCGTATCATCTACAGCCGTTTTTTCCCAAATTCAGGAAGAGCGGCTTATTCTCAACAAAAAACGGGAGCCCGAAGTAAAGAAAATTGAAAAGAAGAAAACCTCGGTAGAAACCATAAAAAATTATCCGCCGGAAGAGAAATCTGCGGTGCCGGTAGAATACGAGATTACCAATGTGCCGGCGGTTTCAGACTTCAAGACTTCTACCATTCAGGGCGAGGATCTTTCACCGAAGTTCGATTCAGAATTGCAGAAAAATTATTTCAGACTCGGTTACGGTAATTACGGGAAGTTTCTGGCAGACGGTAATATATCCGGTAACCTTCAAAATCAAATGGAAGTTGGTGCAAATGTTCACTATATTTCCACCGAGGGGCTGAAAAAAGAATATCCATGGTCATCAAAGCAGAGCAGTGCGGCGCTGGGCGGTTTTCTTACTTCTTATGGCGAATCCGGAAAATTCAACCTTAATGCGGAATATAACCTTATTGACTACAATTATTACGGAATTTATGCACTACAGCCAGCTGCTGACGTAGATCTGTCACAGAAAACCAACCAGTTTACAGTCGATGGGTATTATGACTTTTATACGAATAATATTCTGAATGACGCACGGGTTAAATCTTCATTTTTGGGAGATAAATTCGATGCAAAGGAGAGCAATGTTTCAGCGATGCTCAATCTATCAAAACACGCGGTGCAGCTTCCTGCCAACGGTATCACGATGAATGCGGATTTAGGGTTAGGCATCGAAACTTTGAACTCGGAATTTGCGATTTTAAATAAAAACTACAGCAATTATTTCAATGCCGATATTGCGCCAAAAGTCACTTTCTTCAGTGGTAATTCTTACGTGATGCTCGGCTCATCATTTTCATTCCTTAATTCAAAAAATAAGAATTTGCTGACGACGGATGAGGTAAAATCCAATAAAGCTTACTGGTTTCCAAAAGCGGAGATTCTATACGCCGCCACGGAAGAATTCAAGTTCTACGCCGGTGTTGACGGTGGCTTGAAGATGAATTCCTACGCGTCGATGCTGCAGGAAAATCCTTATCTGGTTTCTGACCAAGTCATTAAGCCAACAGAAACCAAATACAATATTTACTTTGGGTTGAAAGGCGACCTGAACCAGAATCTGAAATTTGATGTAAATGCAGGTTTTGGAAAGGTAAAAAATATTCTGCTCTACGAAGCTAATGGCCTTTTTGATAACAATGCTACGCTGAACAGGTCTGCGTACAATTTTGCAAACACATTTTCAGCCGTTTACGACAACGGGAACGTGAGCACGATCACCGGAAATTTGCAGTATTACCCGCTGGCAAACCTTACACTGGAAGCCGAGCTTAATTTTGCATCTTACCGGCTTGAAAACCTTGAAAAAGCTTACAACAGGCCAATGGTAAAAGGGACTTTGGGCGCAAAATATACAATGCTCGACAAAAAACTTCACCTTGGTTTCAAAGGATTTTTAATGAGCGAAAAGCCGACCAACTCGTTCCAAATCGTGGAGACACCTAATCCAAATGTTTCCAACAGCACGATTTACCAAAATGTAGAGAACCGAAATGATAGCGTTGCCGGCCATGCAGATTTTAATCTTTCCGCAGAATACAAAGTTCACAAAAATTTCAGTATTTTCGCGCTCGGAAATAATTTGATGACCCAAAAGTACGAGACCTTCAAAGGATATAAAGTGCTTGGTCCGCAAATTTTAGGTGGAGTAAAGATTTCATTTTAA
- a CDS encoding tetratricopeptide repeat protein has protein sequence MNSKKIIVSAAFLYFGFSGAQQSQYFSAKESYRFDLAENLYQTKIYNASQFEYARQYFYNQNLSNSEKEMAQFFDNVIGVILQKNHAEEGLDAFMRQYPNSAYFAQANLPLADFYLTKKDFGKALETLQKVNQYELSKTENTEYILKLGYAKFMTGDSNGAIEALEEAYKNADVQARGDIAYMLGHLYYADGQNDKAFSFFDSIKNEEKYAKLVRPYYVQLAFNDKDYDRAISEGNSLLNENISESYRAEVHKIIGESYFMKKDYASAYPHLKIYLDKQQNPSESDLYEMGFVAANLKRYDEAVSYYNRLINSNSAMAQNAYYQLGNAYLQTNNKQEALSAFRSAYQMSYDAKVQQLAHGQYAKLSYDIGNPFEAAPTVIQNYIDKYPGSQMNAEMRSLLVKSYLYSGNYKETLAAIDRLPNSSPETDKVDQEVSFLLGTEEFNKGNYDEAEKYFMRSLEFHQNKEFNNRATYWLAQTYYHKNNFPSAITRFERLKSEEFPEKQQLNYDLGYAYFKSGKFEEAQAHFKEYLKNPNPEFKSDAELRLADTYYANNQLNDAIAIYDQTDNASDYTLFQKGMALGFKGDSLAKIETLKNLILKYPNSEYVDDANYEIGVAYSSNDDFAKSNEYFERVIKNSTDKDLVANSQIYRAQNYIDQSQPEKALAELKSLGNQYKNTAYASKIVQAARPIYVKNGDVAGYQEFARSLGVRIDASELDEINLNSAKQFYVKKDYKSAIPLYEKYLTQNPTGDGLYQAQYELGESYYQTKNTTKALLILQEVANVQNDYQEDAQTRVAQIYLAQGNTSEAKKYLEPLSKSSNATIKNFANIELMKLFAEEKNFSKAEQYADLVIANSKNSASILESAKVIKARALMNSGKDKDAQTAYASLEKSSNTEVAAEALYAKAFYQNKAKAFKTSNETIFKLANNYASEEYWGAKALVIMAKNYIGLKDSYQASYTVDQIIANYQDFPDVVAEAREVKKQIK, from the coding sequence ATGAATTCAAAAAAAATCATCGTTTCCGCTGCGTTTTTATATTTCGGATTTTCCGGGGCGCAGCAGTCTCAATATTTCAGCGCCAAAGAAAGTTACCGTTTCGACCTGGCTGAAAACCTCTACCAAACTAAAATTTATAACGCCTCCCAGTTCGAATATGCCCGCCAGTACTTCTACAACCAGAATCTTTCAAATTCAGAGAAAGAGATGGCGCAGTTTTTCGATAATGTGATTGGCGTTATCCTGCAGAAAAACCACGCTGAGGAAGGTCTTGACGCTTTTATGCGCCAATACCCGAATTCAGCCTATTTTGCCCAGGCAAACTTACCGCTTGCTGATTTTTATTTGACTAAAAAAGATTTCGGAAAAGCACTGGAAACTTTGCAGAAAGTCAATCAGTATGAGCTCTCAAAAACTGAAAACACAGAGTATATCCTGAAATTGGGTTATGCCAAATTTATGACCGGCGATTCCAACGGCGCAATCGAAGCGCTGGAAGAAGCGTATAAAAATGCCGACGTTCAGGCCAGGGGAGACATCGCCTATATGCTCGGCCACCTTTATTACGCTGACGGGCAGAATGATAAAGCGTTCAGCTTCTTCGATTCCATCAAAAATGAAGAAAAATATGCCAAGCTGGTTCGTCCCTATTATGTACAGCTGGCCTTCAATGATAAAGATTACGACCGGGCCATCTCAGAAGGAAATTCGCTGCTGAATGAGAACATTTCCGAATCGTATCGGGCTGAAGTTCACAAGATTATCGGGGAAAGTTATTTTATGAAAAAAGACTATGCTTCAGCATATCCGCACCTTAAAATTTATTTGGATAAACAGCAGAATCCAAGTGAGAGCGACCTTTATGAAATGGGTTTTGTAGCAGCAAACCTGAAGAGATACGACGAGGCGGTTTCCTACTACAACAGGCTGATCAACAGCAATTCGGCGATGGCGCAAAACGCTTATTACCAGCTGGGGAATGCCTATCTGCAGACCAACAATAAGCAGGAGGCACTTTCTGCATTTCGGTCGGCGTATCAGATGAGTTATGATGCGAAAGTACAGCAACTCGCACACGGGCAGTATGCAAAATTGAGCTACGATATCGGGAATCCTTTTGAAGCCGCTCCTACGGTCATTCAGAACTATATTGACAAATATCCGGGAAGCCAGATGAATGCTGAAATGCGCAGCTTATTGGTGAAATCTTATCTGTATTCTGGTAATTATAAGGAAACTTTGGCGGCAATAGACAGACTCCCGAATTCATCGCCGGAAACGGATAAAGTGGATCAGGAAGTTTCTTTCCTTCTTGGGACTGAAGAATTCAACAAAGGGAATTATGACGAAGCTGAAAAATATTTTATGCGAAGCCTGGAATTTCACCAAAATAAAGAGTTCAATAACCGCGCAACTTATTGGCTGGCGCAGACTTATTATCACAAAAATAATTTCCCGTCAGCGATTACAAGATTTGAAAGGTTAAAATCTGAAGAATTTCCGGAAAAGCAACAATTGAATTATGATTTAGGCTACGCTTATTTCAAATCAGGAAAATTTGAGGAAGCGCAGGCGCATTTCAAGGAGTATTTAAAAAATCCAAACCCGGAATTTAAGTCCGATGCTGAACTTCGCTTAGCCGATACATATTACGCCAATAACCAGCTGAATGACGCTATCGCGATCTATGATCAAACCGATAATGCCAGCGATTACACACTTTTCCAGAAGGGAATGGCGCTTGGATTCAAAGGAGATTCTTTGGCAAAGATTGAGACTTTAAAAAACCTTATTTTAAAATATCCGAATTCGGAATATGTGGATGATGCCAATTACGAAATTGGTGTCGCTTACTCCTCGAATGATGATTTCGCCAAATCTAATGAATATTTTGAAAGGGTGATTAAAAACAGTACTGACAAAGATTTAGTCGCCAATTCGCAGATTTACCGTGCGCAGAATTACATCGACCAAAGCCAGCCTGAAAAAGCCTTGGCAGAACTGAAATCGTTAGGGAATCAGTATAAAAACACCGCTTACGCTTCGAAAATCGTACAGGCTGCAAGACCGATATATGTAAAGAACGGTGATGTTGCAGGTTATCAGGAATTTGCCAGAAGTTTGGGCGTGAGGATCGATGCTTCCGAACTGGACGAAATCAACCTGAATTCGGCAAAACAGTTTTACGTCAAAAAAGATTATAAGAGCGCGATTCCGCTTTATGAGAAATATTTAACCCAAAACCCTACCGGTGACGGCCTTTACCAGGCGCAGTACGAGTTGGGCGAAAGTTACTATCAAACCAAAAACACCACAAAAGCCCTTCTGATCTTACAGGAAGTTGCCAATGTACAGAACGATTATCAGGAAGATGCTCAAACCAGGGTTGCACAAATTTATCTGGCGCAGGGCAATACTTCTGAGGCTAAAAAATATCTGGAGCCTTTGTCGAAATCATCAAACGCTACCATTAAAAACTTTGCAAACATCGAGCTGATGAAACTTTTTGCTGAGGAAAAGAATTTTTCTAAAGCGGAACAGTATGCTGATTTGGTTATAGCCAATTCCAAAAACTCGGCCTCGATTCTGGAAAGTGCCAAAGTCATTAAGGCCAGAGCTCTGATGAACAGTGGAAAAGATAAAGACGCGCAAACTGCATACGCTTCGCTGGAAAAATCTTCTAATACGGAAGTTGCGGCTGAAGCTCTTTACGCAAAAGCGTTCTACCAAAACAAAGCAAAGGCTTTCAAAACTTCGAATGAAACCATATTCAAACTGGCAAACAATTATGCCTCCGAAGAATATTGGGGTGCAAAAGCGCTGGTCATCATGGCGAAGAATTATATCGGTTTGAAGGACAGTTATCAGGCGAGTTACACTGTGGATCAGATTATCGCAAACTATCAGGACTTTCCGGATGTGGTAGCCGAAGCGCGTGAAGTTAAAAAACAAATTAAGTAA
- a CDS encoding APC family permease, with product MSQLFRRKRYNENDHSTGLNRVLGVWDIVFFGLAAIIGAGSFSSLGEAIFRGGPGVISLYIICGIACGFTALSYAEFASRIPTAGSAYTYAYASFGELIAWIIGWALIMEYSFGNIYVAFSWSDYFTSFVERLGFHIPDFLSTSYPEAKKAFESGSENSELVNAWNSAPVIGGLKFIVDIPALIINAFITGLVYIGVKESKNFNNLLVILKLAVIFLIIAVGVAYVNADNWTPTNAQGVQSFMPNGFSGVMAAVSGVFFAYIGFDALSVLSEETKNPQKNLPRGMIISLVLSTVIYMALTLILTGIVHYKKFEGIGDPLAFIFSPDNANLPWMEFVVSITAIVAITTVLLVFQMGQPRIWYAMSRDGLMPKKFSEIHPKYKTPSFATIVTGIAVGLPILFTDKTFILDFTSIGTIFAFVLVNGGILLMPQKEKLKGRFHLPYVNSKFIFPVLFLGGLAGFYFWQPEFFHNILEWSDPAEGEFRLSVTVYILINFVLVYLSFTKNLNLIPLLGLSSCLYLLTGMTHNNWFWFLLWFAIGLIIYFCYGVKHSKLEQDLNGDLK from the coding sequence ATGAGCCAACTTTTCAGAAGGAAACGCTATAATGAAAACGACCATTCTACGGGACTCAACAGGGTTCTTGGCGTTTGGGATATTGTATTTTTTGGGCTTGCGGCCATTATCGGTGCAGGAAGTTTCAGCAGTTTGGGCGAAGCCATTTTCAGGGGCGGCCCCGGCGTTATTTCACTTTATATCATTTGCGGTATCGCATGTGGTTTTACAGCACTTTCATATGCGGAATTTGCGAGCAGAATACCTACTGCGGGCAGTGCATACACGTATGCTTATGCCAGTTTTGGGGAACTGATTGCGTGGATTATTGGGTGGGCACTCATTATGGAATATTCTTTCGGGAATATATATGTGGCATTTTCCTGGTCTGATTATTTTACAAGTTTTGTGGAAAGGCTTGGCTTTCACATTCCTGATTTCCTTTCTACCAGTTATCCCGAAGCTAAAAAAGCTTTTGAAAGCGGCTCCGAAAATTCCGAGCTTGTCAATGCGTGGAACTCCGCCCCCGTCATTGGCGGACTGAAATTTATCGTGGATATTCCCGCACTGATTATCAATGCTTTTATTACAGGATTGGTGTATATCGGAGTAAAAGAAAGTAAAAATTTCAATAATTTACTTGTAATCTTGAAATTGGCGGTGATATTCCTGATTATTGCAGTAGGCGTGGCTTATGTCAATGCAGACAACTGGACCCCGACGAATGCGCAGGGCGTACAAAGCTTTATGCCGAACGGATTTTCCGGAGTGATGGCTGCGGTTTCCGGAGTTTTCTTTGCTTACATTGGGTTCGATGCTTTGAGTGTTCTGTCTGAAGAAACGAAAAATCCACAAAAAAATCTCCCGCGAGGAATGATTATTTCGCTTGTTTTAAGCACAGTAATTTATATGGCATTAACCCTTATCCTCACCGGTATTGTGCATTACAAAAAGTTTGAAGGCATTGGTGATCCACTCGCATTCATCTTCTCTCCGGATAACGCAAACTTGCCGTGGATGGAATTTGTGGTTTCAATTACAGCCATTGTGGCTATTACGACGGTGTTGCTGGTGTTTCAGATGGGACAGCCGAGAATCTGGTATGCGATGAGCCGCGACGGGCTGATGCCGAAGAAATTTTCAGAAATACATCCTAAATATAAAACACCGTCTTTCGCGACGATTGTTACCGGAATTGCGGTGGGTCTTCCCATCCTCTTTACGGATAAAACTTTCATCCTGGATTTCACCAGTATCGGGACGATTTTCGCTTTTGTTCTGGTAAACGGAGGAATCCTTCTGATGCCGCAAAAAGAAAAACTGAAAGGCCGTTTCCACCTGCCGTATGTGAATTCAAAATTCATTTTCCCGGTTCTGTTCCTTGGTGGGCTGGCTGGCTTCTATTTCTGGCAGCCGGAATTTTTCCACAATATTCTGGAATGGAGCGATCCGGCAGAGGGCGAATTCAGGCTTTCGGTGACGGTTTATATTCTGATCAATTTCGTTTTGGTTTATCTTTCATTTACCAAAAATTTAAATCTGATTCCGTTGCTCGGGCTGTCTTCATGTCTTTATCTTTTGACGGGAATGACGCACAACAACTGGTTCTGGTTTCTGCTTTGGTTCGCTATCGGGCTGATTATATACTTCTGTTACGGCGTTAAACACAGCAAACTGGAACAGGATTTGAATGGTGACTTGAAGTAG
- a CDS encoding DUF962 domain-containing protein, producing MSERIKSFPQFYQFYLTEHSKMWTRIFHFVGTFLVFWVLGFVIYSGKERFLWYLPIVGYGFAWFSHAVFEKNTPATFKYPLWSLLSDFRMFFELLTGKIKFKS from the coding sequence ATGAGCGAAAGAATCAAATCATTTCCGCAGTTTTATCAGTTTTACCTTACCGAACACAGCAAAATGTGGACGAGGATCTTTCATTTTGTCGGGACGTTTTTGGTGTTTTGGGTGTTAGGTTTCGTGATTTATTCAGGTAAAGAACGCTTCCTGTGGTATTTGCCGATTGTGGGTTATGGTTTCGCCTGGTTCTCGCATGCAGTTTTCGAGAAAAATACACCGGCGACTTTTAAATATCCGCTTTGGTCGTTACTTTCAGATTTCAGGATGTTTTTTGAATTATTAACAGGTAAAATCAAATTCAAGTCATAA
- a CDS encoding SPFH domain-containing protein, producing the protein MSLIGIVAFLGLIILFASFFIVKQQTAAIVERFGKLQSVRHAGFHLKIPLIDQISKRMNLRIQQLDVIIDTKTLDNVFVKMKVSVQYQVIREQVADAFYKLEYPEGQITSYVFDVVRAEVPKMKLDDVFVRKDDIAIAVKGELQDAMQSYGYDIIKALVTDIDPDEQVKHAMNRINAAEREKTAAEYESEAQRIRIVAVAKAEAESKKLQGQGIADQRREIAKGLKESVEMLNDVNINAAEASALIVVTQHYDTLHSVGSNNRSNLVLLPNSPTAASNMLNDLVVSMAATQQFADLDKSKLPNPPDRHSH; encoded by the coding sequence ATGTCATTAATCGGAATTGTAGCCTTTCTGGGGCTCATTATTTTATTCGCTTCTTTCTTTATTGTAAAGCAGCAAACAGCCGCTATTGTAGAACGTTTCGGTAAATTGCAGTCGGTGCGCCATGCCGGTTTTCACCTCAAGATTCCGTTAATTGACCAGATTTCAAAAAGAATGAATCTCAGGATTCAGCAGCTGGATGTCATCATCGATACAAAAACTTTGGATAATGTTTTCGTCAAGATGAAGGTTTCCGTGCAGTATCAGGTAATCCGGGAACAGGTGGCTGATGCATTCTATAAATTGGAATATCCGGAAGGACAGATCACTTCCTACGTTTTCGACGTGGTGAGAGCTGAAGTTCCAAAAATGAAACTCGACGATGTCTTTGTGAGAAAAGATGATATCGCAATTGCTGTAAAAGGCGAGCTTCAGGACGCGATGCAAAGCTACGGTTATGACATCATCAAAGCTCTGGTTACCGATATCGACCCGGATGAGCAGGTAAAACACGCCATGAACCGTATCAATGCCGCAGAACGCGAAAAAACCGCTGCGGAGTATGAATCTGAAGCTCAGAGAATCAGAATTGTTGCTGTGGCAAAAGCTGAAGCAGAATCGAAAAAACTTCAGGGCCAGGGTATTGCTGACCAGAGAAGAGAAATTGCAAAAGGTTTGAAAGAGTCTGTAGAAATGCTGAACGACGTCAATATCAACGCAGCGGAAGCTTCGGCTTTAATCGTGGTGACGCAGCACTACGATACCCTTCATTCCGTAGGTTCCAATAACAGAAGTAATTTGGTTCTGTTACCAAATTCGCCGACTGCAGCGAGCAATATGCTGAACGATTTAGTGGTTTCCATGGCTGCAACCCAACAGTTTGCTGACTTGGATAAGAGTAAACTTCCAAATCCACCGGACAGACACAGTCATTAA
- the dgt gene encoding dGTP triphosphohydrolase produces MNLNQLYTNRRTGNHGATSASRTDFQRDFDRIIFSSAFRRLQNKTQVFPLPGSVFVHNRLTHSLEVSSVGRSLGSLAGEFIVQNFSNELSDDSKNFYLHNLSNVIAAACLCHDVGNPAFGHSGEDAIASYFERNESGLKEKFNEKEWADLVNFEGNANAVRVLTHKQQGKDDGGTQLTHTTLASIAKYPCEAVAKKKGILHRKKFGFFQNEKETFLQIANSVNMIPESSEPTIFKRHPFVWLVEAADDICYNIIDMEDAHRLGIVATSDIEDLFFELIKSENQNLERVMVKRSTLTNANERISYLRAKVINALINTSIEIYRESFDKILNGTLHLALLDSYKTVNPSLQEIESFSIEKIYGHRSVVEIENAGYNVMYELLNHFIPPIIKDKSERKSYDKKALQLMPQQFHYEDGTVYQKVLGVLDFVSGMTDNFATDLYRKIKGIDIGMTV; encoded by the coding sequence ATGAACTTAAACCAACTCTACACCAACCGCCGCACTGGCAACCACGGTGCTACTTCCGCTTCCCGAACAGATTTTCAGCGCGATTTCGACCGTATTATTTTCTCATCCGCGTTTCGTAGACTGCAGAACAAGACACAGGTTTTTCCGCTCCCGGGCAGTGTTTTTGTGCATAACCGGTTGACACATTCTTTGGAAGTTTCTTCTGTTGGCCGAAGTTTGGGAAGTTTGGCCGGCGAATTTATTGTTCAGAATTTCTCAAATGAACTGTCAGACGACTCCAAAAACTTTTACCTTCATAATCTAAGCAATGTGATTGCAGCGGCCTGCCTTTGTCACGACGTTGGTAATCCGGCTTTTGGGCACTCCGGGGAGGATGCGATCGCCAGTTATTTTGAAAGAAATGAATCAGGTTTAAAAGAAAAATTTAATGAAAAAGAGTGGGCCGATTTGGTGAATTTTGAGGGAAATGCCAATGCGGTCCGGGTTTTGACGCACAAGCAACAAGGCAAAGACGACGGCGGAACCCAATTGACGCACACCACGCTTGCAAGCATCGCGAAGTATCCGTGCGAAGCCGTTGCCAAGAAAAAAGGAATTCTGCACCGCAAAAAGTTTGGCTTTTTTCAAAATGAAAAGGAAACCTTCCTTCAGATCGCAAATTCCGTGAATATGATTCCGGAAAGTAGCGAGCCTACGATTTTTAAGCGTCACCCTTTTGTGTGGCTTGTGGAAGCGGCGGACGATATCTGCTACAACATCATCGATATGGAAGATGCTCACAGATTGGGAATTGTAGCAACTTCAGATATTGAAGATTTGTTTTTTGAACTGATAAAATCTGAAAATCAAAATCTGGAGAGGGTTATGGTTAAGCGAAGTACGCTGACTAATGCCAACGAGAGAATTTCTTATTTGCGGGCAAAAGTCATCAATGCGCTCATCAATACATCCATAGAAATTTACCGTGAAAGTTTTGATAAGATTTTGAACGGAACTTTGCACCTGGCGCTTTTGGATTCGTATAAAACTGTAAATCCGTCACTACAGGAAATTGAAAGTTTTTCCATTGAAAAAATATACGGCCACCGCTCTGTTGTGGAGATTGAAAATGCTGGCTATAACGTCATGTACGAGTTGCTGAACCATTTCATCCCACCAATCATCAAAGATAAATCCGAAAGAAAATCATATGATAAAAAAGCACTCCAGCTGATGCCGCAGCAGTTCCATTATGAAGACGGAACCGTTTATCAGAAAGTGCTGGGTGTTCTGGATTTTGTGTCTGGCATGACGGATAATTTCGCCACAGACCTTTACCGTAAAATAAAAGGTATTGATATCGGCATGACGGTTTAA